One region of Streptomyces subrutilus genomic DNA includes:
- a CDS encoding rod shape-determining protein — protein sequence MTVSLEQLRRCHVAVDLGAARTRVYVKGAGLVVDEPSVAAVNTRTGALIAVGTFAERMTGRTPDYIRVVRPVSGGTVVDIEMAQRMLRHLLGEKLRRALRRKPRLRAAACTPHDADPLAQRAAVETLVGLGARRVELVDTLIAAAVGCGLPVEQPTATMIMVCGAAATQVAVLSLGSIVTAERIPVGGEAIDHAVVQHLRHAHELMLPSQAVRPLQLALHGNGITAEGPASTLIHGRDVATGLARSVQVDTAAVRDAIHTPLTAVLDGIGKVLRDCPPDLVADLTDRGIMMVGGSALLPGLDQMLRDATGMPVAIAERPDVCAVLGLGAMLEGKIAPMVLNPLAE from the coding sequence GTTGCGCCGCTGCCACGTCGCCGTCGACCTGGGGGCGGCCCGGACCCGCGTGTACGTCAAGGGCGCCGGCCTCGTGGTCGACGAGCCCAGCGTCGCCGCGGTGAACACCCGGACCGGCGCACTCATCGCCGTCGGGACGTTCGCCGAGCGGATGACCGGCCGCACGCCCGACTACATCCGGGTCGTACGCCCCGTCTCCGGCGGCACCGTCGTCGACATCGAGATGGCCCAGCGGATGCTGCGCCACCTGCTCGGCGAGAAGCTGCGGCGCGCCCTGCGCCGCAAGCCCCGGCTGCGGGCCGCCGCCTGCACCCCCCACGACGCCGACCCGCTCGCCCAGCGCGCGGCCGTGGAGACCCTCGTCGGACTCGGCGCCCGCCGCGTCGAACTGGTCGACACCCTGATCGCGGCGGCCGTCGGCTGCGGACTGCCCGTGGAGCAGCCGACCGCGACGATGATCATGGTGTGCGGGGCCGCGGCGACCCAGGTGGCCGTCCTGTCCCTCGGCTCGATCGTCACCGCCGAGCGGATCCCCGTCGGCGGCGAGGCCATCGACCACGCCGTGGTCCAGCACCTGCGCCACGCGCACGAGCTGATGCTGCCCAGCCAGGCGGTCCGGCCGCTCCAGCTGGCCCTGCACGGCAACGGCATCACCGCCGAAGGCCCCGCCTCCACCCTCATCCACGGCCGCGACGTGGCCACCGGACTGGCCCGTTCCGTCCAGGTGGACACGGCGGCGGTGCGCGACGCCATCCACACCCCGCTGACCGCCGTCCTCGACGGCATCGGCAAGGTGCTGCGGGACTGCCCGCCGGACCTGGTCGCGGACCTGACGGACCGGGGGATCATGATGGTGGGCGGCAGCGCCCTGCTGCCCGGCCTCGACCAGATGCTGCGCGACGCCACCGGGATGCCCGTCGCCATCGCCGAACGGCCGGACGTGTGCGCCGTGCTCGGTCTCGGCGCCATGCTGGAAGGGAAGATCGCCCCGATGGTCCTCAACCCGCTGGCCGAATGA
- a CDS encoding sensor histidine kinase, which translates to MTYPEPEQPSLPILLEAVLSVGSELELHSTLQHIVESAAELCAARYGALGVVDPERSRLTDLFTTGMTEAERAAIPHLPDGRTGLLGALVSDPRPLLLDDLTQDPRAAGFPPGHPPMRSFLGVPIRVHTEVFGNLYLTEKRGGGSFTDTDLSLLRVLASQAGIAIGNSRLYETARRRERWIEGAAAVTTTLLAGRPAADALMCVAERARLLADAAAGVVLQPTPEGGMEIVAASTHGDPGDLVGTAIAPGSPVLEQLLGGEAVFIEDSATDPRMTTHVRERFGPSMMLPLQSGGQLIGTLALPRDRGGRPYDAVDRLLASQFASQAALALVLADAQHDREQLAVYEDRDRIARDLHDLVVQRLFATEMMLESTRRRSSNAPSGDLVGDELSQAVDELDSTIQEVRTAIFALQQPPTDAPTTFRGRVLRETGGAAALLGFQPSVKFAGAVDALLPEPVAGDLLSALRGALAAAHRRRDVTSVEVEVDATPAGVRLTVTDDGRTESGARGTTMTWSSAV; encoded by the coding sequence ATGACGTATCCCGAGCCGGAGCAGCCGAGCCTTCCCATCCTGCTGGAGGCGGTGCTCAGCGTCGGCTCCGAGCTGGAGCTGCACTCCACCCTCCAGCACATCGTGGAATCCGCGGCCGAGCTCTGCGCGGCGCGCTACGGAGCGCTCGGGGTCGTCGACCCCGAGCGCTCCCGGCTGACCGACCTGTTCACCACGGGGATGACCGAGGCGGAGCGCGCCGCGATCCCCCACCTGCCGGACGGCCGCACCGGCCTGCTCGGAGCGCTGGTCAGCGACCCGCGCCCGCTCCTGCTGGACGACCTCACGCAGGACCCCCGGGCGGCCGGCTTCCCGCCCGGCCACCCGCCCATGCGCAGCTTCCTGGGCGTGCCGATCCGCGTGCACACGGAGGTCTTCGGCAATCTCTACCTCACCGAGAAGCGCGGCGGCGGCTCCTTCACGGACACGGACCTCTCGCTGCTGCGCGTCCTCGCCTCGCAGGCGGGGATAGCGATCGGCAACTCCCGGCTCTACGAGACCGCCCGCCGCCGGGAGCGCTGGATCGAGGGCGCGGCCGCCGTGACCACGACCCTGCTCGCCGGACGCCCCGCGGCGGACGCGCTGATGTGCGTGGCCGAACGGGCCCGGCTGCTCGCGGACGCGGCCGCCGGCGTGGTGCTCCAGCCGACCCCGGAGGGCGGCATGGAGATCGTGGCCGCCTCCACCCACGGGGACCCCGGGGACCTGGTGGGAACGGCGATCGCCCCCGGCTCGCCCGTGCTGGAGCAGCTGCTCGGGGGCGAGGCGGTGTTCATAGAGGACTCGGCCACGGACCCCCGGATGACCACGCACGTCCGGGAGCGGTTCGGGCCCAGCATGATGCTCCCGCTGCAGAGCGGCGGCCAGTTGATCGGCACCCTGGCCCTGCCGCGGGACCGGGGCGGCCGCCCGTACGACGCCGTGGACCGGCTGCTGGCCTCGCAGTTCGCCTCCCAGGCCGCGCTGGCCCTCGTCCTCGCGGACGCGCAGCACGACCGGGAGCAGCTGGCGGTCTACGAGGACCGCGACCGGATCGCCCGGGACCTGCACGACCTGGTGGTGCAGCGGCTGTTCGCGACGGAGATGATGCTGGAGAGCACCCGGCGCCGCTCCTCGAACGCCCCCTCCGGCGATCTGGTGGGCGACGAACTCAGCCAGGCCGTCGACGAACTGGACTCCACGATCCAGGAGGTCCGGACGGCCATCTTCGCCCTCCAGCAGCCGCCGACCGACGCCCCGACCACCTTCCGGGGCCGCGTCCTGCGCGAGACGGGCGGCGCGGCGGCGCTGCTCGGCTTCCAGCCGTCGGTGAAGTTCGCGGGAGCGGTGGACGCGCTGCTGCCTGAGCCGGTGGCGGGCGACCTGCTGTCCGCGCTGCGCGGGGCCCTGGCCGCGGCGCACCGGCGGCGCGACGTCACCTCCGTCGAGGTGGAGGTGGACGCGACCCCGGCCGGGGTCCGCCTGACGGTGACGGACGACGGGCGCACGGAGTCGGGGGCGAGGGGGACGACGATGACGTGGTCCTCGGCGGTGTAG